Genomic DNA from Prunus persica cultivar Lovell chromosome G1, Prunus_persica_NCBIv2, whole genome shotgun sequence:
CCagcaatcttttttttttagtcgACTTCTAAGCtcataaaagaaaaccatGAACGTTGATTATGGTCATCACCCTCAGCAGTGGTCGGGTGGTCTTTGTAACTGTGGAGAAAATTTTTGTACATGTAAGATATAAATTCTCTCTGGGGGCCAAAATTCACTTTGTCTATTATAATTGCCTTCTTTTAGCActtcttttataaatatatatatacttaatCCACCCAATTGGTGAAATTGATCTTGTGGTGTAGGTTGCCTCACATGCTGTCTCCCATGCATCACCTTCGGCCGAATCGCAGAAATTGTCGACGAAGGACGAAGTTGTAAGTGTCACAAGACCAAAAAGATTTCCCAAATATATGAACATGgcgaatttattatttttcccttAAAGTGGTTGTATATATAACTGGTCTCTCACATTTAGTTCTCTAGTAATAATAACGTGATCACTTAGAATGGGAGAATAATTTCTCCCTGCACCTGACTTTAATTATTAAGATGATTAGGTCAATGGTGTGTTACTAACGGttggattttgaaattttagcttGCCTTTCCCATGGCCTACTGTACGGGTTGTTGCTCACGATTAATTTCCAGTGGGTCTACTCATGCATGTATAGAAAGAGATTGCGCGAAAAATTTGGTCTGCCGGAAGAGCCTTGTGGTGATTGTTGTGTTCATTTCTTCTGTGAACCGTGTGCCCTCTGCCAAGAACATGCTGAGCTCAAATCTAGAGGCTTCGACCCCTCCAAAGGTTTTAAACTAATCCTACACCACACATATATGTCGTCATCGTATAGTTATGAccttaaatttataattatttacaTCATTTGGGCGGTacatcaatttttattttgtatttgtttttatgatgtAGGTTGGACTGGGGCACCAACTGCTGCTCCACAGGTGCCTCCTTCCATGACCAAATGATCGCCAATATACTTGGCAGACAATTAATGTCGTGTTTGTCTTCTCCatgtcttttttgtttttgtttgatggAATTTGCTTTGTGTTGtatgaatatatattgatGTTGATAAACTGCGTGTATAAGCGAGGATGTTCCGGATCCAATGTATTGTAATGAATGTGccgttgttttgtttgtgttcTGATACATCTCACATCAACTGGATTAAGGAGTAAAAAAGTATTAGTATAACTTGTTAACATGATCAACTACAAAGAAAATCCTATAGCTTATGGAATTGTTGTTCACATGGGTGTATGTTAATATGGGGACCAAATCTCATGTATCATGGCTTAATCCATATGCCACAACTAAAAGATGTGGGATGATCGAACTTCCCTCCCACTAGAGAAGTGCGGAGCGAGGGAGACACAAATCGCTTATCTGATCCCATTACCATGAGGTGGAGGACGGGATGCGCAAAGCTAGGGAAGTGGGGCTAAACCCAAGAACTCGAAGCGCTATTAAAAACCCGCTAGACCTCCAGCAAAGGTATGAGAAATTTAATTGAACACTAAGAATACGCTGCACAAACACTGACTTGAGCGTTGGAGTGACTTTTGCAAGTACTCACTCCATTTCCACCATTCGATCTCGGGAACTTAATCCGGAGTTTTCTTTCAACCAAGAAAGCGTGCAGACTTCAGTCAAGAACCTATGGAGGTATTtcttcttgaaagaaaaaaaaaagggtcgtGAACACCTTGGATCAATTGAGAAACCGAAGGCGCATGGGTCCAGAATGACAACTAAGGGGTATTGGGCCCTGCATGGACAGCTCAAGCACaaggaaaaagtaaaaagggaaagaaaaaaaaagtcgtGAACACCTTGGATCCGTTGAGAGACTGAAGGCGCACAGGTCTGGAAGGACAGCTAAGGAGTATTGAAGCCCGCATGGACAGCTCAAGCGCAAGGATAAAggaagaaagggaaagaaaaaaaaaagtcgcGAACACCTTGGATCCGTTGAGAAACCGGGTCCAGAAGGAGAGCTAAGGGGTATTGGGGCCCGCATGGATGGCTcaattacaagaaaaaaaggaaaagggaaaaataaaaaataaaaaaaagtcatggATACATTGGATCAGTTGAGGAACCGAAGGCGCACGGGTCCGGAAGGACAGCTCAAGGGTATTGGAATCCATTTGGGATCAGCTAGCAAAGAGAAAGCAAGGAGCATGGGACCTACCGGATTGGCAAAAGCTCAAAACCAAGCGCACCCCAACTAGGCTTGGGATCAGCTAGCAAAGAGAAACCAATAGGCATGGGACCCACCAGATCAGC
This window encodes:
- the LOC18793755 gene encoding protein PLANT CADMIUM RESISTANCE 7, encoding MNVDYGHHPQQWSGGLCNCGENFCTCCLTCCLPCITFGRIAEIVDEGRSSCLSHGLLYGLLLTINFQWVYSCMYRKRLREKFGLPEEPCGDCCVHFFCEPCALCQEHAELKSRGFDPSKGWTGAPTAAPQVPPSMTK